The Desulfobacterales bacterium genome contains the following window.
CCTGGGGGGAACCCTGACGGGTGAACACGGCATCGGTATGCAAAAAGCGCCTTATATGACGCTGGAACATGATGCGGCTGCAATGGATGTCATGCGTTCGATTAAAAAGATGTTGGATCCGAATAATATTCTCAACCCGGGCAAGATGGCGCTGGAGGTGTAAATGGAAGCGAAATACGATTTTTCACGAAAATATCGCGAACAGGTATTGAAATGTTCGCGCTGCGGATTCTGTCAGGCGGTCTGCCCTGTCTTTGGGGCTACCTTGCGGCCCGCCTATAATGCTCGCGGCAAAATGTTGGTTTTAAAAGAGGTCATGGACGGACAAATAGATCTCAATGATGAGCTGATTGAGACCCTGTTCCAGTGCACGACCTGTGCAAACTGCTATAAGAACTGCCCGTCGGGGGTCAACGTACCGGAAATCATCAAGCAGGTCCGAAAAGACATGGTCAACATCGGCTCCTGCCACCCGGCGTTTACCGGCATGAACGACGTTTTGAAAAAGCATACCAACATCTATGCCGAGGCAGCCTCCGCCGACTTTCAAAGAGCAAAAAATAAAAAAGCCCCGTATCTGTATTTTATCGGATGCGTGGGCGCCTTTCGCGAAGAAGACGCAACCGAATCCACCCTTAAACTGCTGGACCACCTGAACGTTGATTACACCCTGATCGATGAAGTCTGCTGCAGCGGGGTCCTGGAAGACGTCGGCTTCAGCATCAATGAAGACCATGTGGGAACCAATATGGACCGTATCCTGGCCACCGGCGCCGAGACGATCCTCACCGGATGCCCCTATTGCTACCGAACGTTCATCAACCGGCCGCAGTATAAACCCCTCCTGGATAAAGGAATCAAAATCCTGCATATCTCGCAGTTTCTGAAAGATTTTGATTTTGGGGTCAGCACCGACAAAAAAGTCACCTACCATGATCCTTGCGATCTCGGTCGACACTGTGAAATTTATGATGACCCGCGGGAGACCATCAAAAAAATTGCGCCCGATTTTGTTGAAATGCCCCATAGCCGGGTGGACGCGCTCTGCTGCGGCGCCGGCGGCGGCGTGCGCGGGGCTTACGCCAAAAACTCCATCGCCATGGCCCGGCGCCGCCTGACCGAGGTTGATGAAATCGGCGCTGCAGTGGTTTTGACGGAATGCAATTCGTGTGTTCACAATCTTGTCAATGCCAAATTACGGAAACAACCATTCGAAATCTATACGACCACCCAGTTTATTATTGAACTGCTGGAAGAAAACGGATCATTGAAAAACCAAAAGGAGGAACCGCATGGAAATTCAAGGCTACAATCTGCCGGATGAGCTGTATTACGAACAGAATCATTTTTGGGTCAAACAGGAAGGCGACCTGATCGTTATGGGCATGGACGATTTTGCCCAGAAAATGGCCGGTGAGATCGTCTACATCCAGCTGCCCAGTGAAGGCAAAGCGGTTAAGCAAGGTGCAAAATTCGCCAAGATGGAATCCGGCAAGTGGCTGGGCAAGGTCTATGCCCCGGTCAGCGGTGAACTGGCGGCGGTGAACGAAGCGCTGGAAACCAATCCCGAACTCATCAATGAGGACTGCTACGGCAAGGGCTGGCTGTTTAAAATCAAACCGGAAGACCTGTCGGAACTGAATAATCTGATTCACGGGAAAGACGCCGTTGAAAAATGGGTCCTGGCAGATATTGAAAAGTACGCCCAGGAGAAATAGAATGGCCAACCAGGACTACAGCATGCGGCAGTTGCTTGAAATGAAGGCCTGTACCAACTGTCAGGCGTGTGCCGACATATGCCCGGCAGTGACCGCCTCCAAAGAAGGCAAGCTATCGGCGGTATACCGCATGAAAGGCCTGCAGCAGATTTTAAAAAGCAGGATCGGCCTCTTTCGTAAAATTTTCCGGTCGGCCGAACCGTCGCCCGAGGAATGGAACGATTTCAGCGACACGGTTTTTCGCTGCACGCTCTGCGGCAACTGCCAGGAAGTCTGCCCGGTGGGGATTCATTTAAAAGACCTCTGGATTTCACTGCGCCAGGATCTGGTGCATTCCGATCATTTCCCCAAGAAAATTGACATGATCCGCAGCAACCTGGCCGAAAGCCACAATGTCTTTGCCGAAGACAATGAAGAACGCGCCGACTGGGTGGAGGACATGGACGACACCCCCGCAGACGGTTATATTCGCGCCAAAGCCGACGTGGTTTATTTCACGGGCTGTGTCGCGGCCTATTTTCCGCTGGCCCAGAACATCCCCGTGGCCCTGGCGGAAATCCTGGAAGCCGGCGGCGTCAATTTCACCCTGCTGGGTGAAGACGAATGGTGCTGCGGATTTCCCCTGCTGGGCGCCGGTTTAAAGGAACTGCACCGGGAATTCGTGGATCACAATCTTGCGGTTGTGCGCGAAAGGGGTGCGAAAACCGTGATCTTCGCCTGCCCATCCTGCTATCAGATGTGGCGGGAGTTTTACCCCCCTGAATTCGAAATCGCCCATGCCTCCCAGTTCCTGATCAAACTGCTCAAGAGCGGCGCCATACCGCTGAAGGAGCTCGCATTAACGGTCACGTATCATGACCCCTGCGACCTGGGACGGGGGGCCCGGGTTTTTGACGAACCCCGCGACGTTATCCGCAGCCTTCCCGGCGTTAAATTTGTGGAACTGGAGCACAACCGCGAGAATTGCCAGTGCTGCGGCGGCGGCGGCAATCTTGAAATGATGGACGCAACCCTTTCCGGAGATATCGCCAAAAATAAAATTGAAGAGGCCTTGAAAACCGGCGCCCAGGCGATCGTCACTTCGTGTCAGCAATGCGTCCGCGCCATGACGACCTATGTCAGAAGAAATAAAGTCCCGCTGCAGGTCATGGACATTACGCAGTTGATTCATCGAGCGTTAAAGCGCTGAAGAAAAGACAGGGTCCGTTGATTGTCGTCCGTTGTCCGTTGCCAAATACATGAGCCCTTGATTCGGTTGCATTCGACAACTGACAACGGACTACGGACAACAAGCATTTCAACATGACGTCTGATTTCCGGCCACCCAACGCTTCAATGTTTTTAAATCGATTTAAGGAGTATGACGGATGACAACCTGGCGCCTGCTGGATACCCCGCCCATGACGGCCGCCGAAAACATGGCGCTGGATGACACCCTTGTGGAGTTGAAAGGCCTGGGCCAGACACCCAACACCCTTCACTTTCTGCAGTTTTCACCCCGGGCGGTCCTGACCGGATTTCATCAGTCTGTTGAGGAAGAGATCCGTGTGGATTATTGCCGGCGTGAAGGCATCCATATCAATCGTCGCATCACCGGCGGCGGCGCAATTTTTTTTGACGAAAACCAGCTCGGATGGGAAGTCATTTGCGACAAGTCTTTTTTCAACCTGACCATTCCCAACGCCAAACTTTTCCGAACCCTGTGCAATCCGGTGGTTACCGCCCTGGGGCGTTTGGGCCTCCAATCCAGTTTTCGGCCCCGCAACGATATTGAGATCAACGGCCGCAAAATCTCAGGCACCGGCGGCACCGAGTCGGACGGCGCTTTCCTGTTTCAGGGAACCATGCTGGTGGATTTTGATGTGGACACCATGCTGAAGAGCCTCAAAATTCCCGTTGAAAAATTGAAAGCCAAGGAAATCGATTCGGTCAAGGAACGGGTCACCTGCCTGAACTGGGAGCTCGGCTATACCCCCGGCCTTGATAAAATTAAATCCGCTATTCTGGCAGGCTTCGCAGCGGAGCTGGGGGTCGAATTCAGGCCGGGTGGGCTGACCCCGGAAGAAGAAGATCATTTCAACAAAAAGGTGAATTACTACCGATCGTCCGAATGGATTGATTTCGTAAAACCCAAATTTAAACGCAGCGACGTCATTCAGGCGGCCTACAAAGCCGAAGCCGGCATGGTTCGCTTCACCATCATCGTCGGACTTCCCCAAAAAAAAATAAAAAATATTTTTATCACCGGCGATTTTCTCTCTTTCCCGACCCGGGCCCTGTTTGACCTGGAATCCCGCCTGAGAGGGCTGCGACTGGACCGGGCGCTTCTGCACGACAGGATCAAACAGTTTTTTGATGAAGGTCGCATCGTCATTCCCGGAATGGGTTACCGGGATTTTATCAAGCCTTTGGATCAAGCCATTGAGAAAGTTGAAATAACCAAGTTCAATATCCCCCTGGAATTCTGCAATCAGATATCGGTTTGCAACGCCTCCTTTGAAGAAATCGTGGCAAAAAGGCCTTCGGTTCTGCTGCTCCCTTACTGCGCCAAGGATAAAGAATGTGATTTGCGCTATGAAAAAGGGTGCCGCGCCTGCGGTGACTGCTCCACCGGTACGGCATCAGACATGGGCAGGGCGAAAAAAATGAAAATCGTCAACATTACCAGTTTTGAAGATTTGATGGCAGAATTGCACAAAATGAAAAGCGCGGGCGTGTCTGCTTTTGTCGGCTGCTGTTGCCGTCCATTTTTTAATAAACACGCGGATGACTTTGAACGCGCAGGGGTTCCGGGTATTTTGCTCGAAATCGACAGCACGACCTGCTACGAACTGGACCAGGCCAAACAGGCCTACGCCGGAACGTTTGAAAGTCAGACCCATTTGAATTTAGACCTGTTGAATACCGTTCTGAATGTTGCTGGATGAAATTTAGGTCGAAGGTATAAAGGCTGAAGGCTGTAAGGTTTCAATTGTCCTTCCTTCAACCTAATCCACCTTCAGTCTTCAGCCTAAATACACGAAATCGAAGGTTGAAGGTGAATTGTAAAAATGAAGTCAAGTGACATGCCATCATCAGCTATCTGTGACATCCTTGTGGTGGGCGCCGGCCCGGCCGGTGCCTCCGCCGCTGCTGCAGCCGCCCGCCCGAATTTGCAGGTACTGATGATTGAGCGCCGTGCGGTGGTGGGGCTGCCGGTGCAGTGCGCCGAATACATCCCTGCCCTGCTGGTGGGCGAACTGAATATCGGCCGGAAATATCTGGTTCAACCGGTTCGGGGAATGAAAACATTCCTTGCCGGCCGGGAAGTAAAAGAAACGCTGTCCCCGGGATTCATCATTAATCGTGAACAATTCGATCAGACGCTTGTCCAGGCGGCATGCGACAGCGGCGCCCACCTCATGCTGAACACAAAAGCAGTATCCCAAAATGGAGATGACGTCATTATCAAACCCAAAGGCCGCCCCCCTTTAAAAATTAAAGCGAAAATCATTATCGGCGCCGACGGTCCTCTGTCAACCGTTGCCGAATGGATCGGCGCCGCCCACCATGATCTGATCCGCGCCATTCAGATTCGGGTCCCCCTGAAACACCGGCTTGAATTTACCGAAGTCTATTTCAGCAAAGATTTCTATGGCGGCTACGCCTGGCTGTTCCCCAAAGGCGATCAGGCCAATCTGGGACTGGGCATTAAGAAAAAAGGCCGCCGGCCGCCGCCCCTGGGACGACTTCTGGAATATTTTACATCCCAGTGCAGCCGTGCAGGAAAAATAGTGGCAAACCCTTCCGGGCGCATAACCGGCTGGATCCCGGCCGGACCGGTTTCAAAAATCGTTCACGGCAATGTTCTGCTGGCTGGGGATGCCGCTGGCCATACCCACCCCATCACAGGCGCCGGTATATTCCCGGCGGTAGCCGCCGGCCGGATGGCCGGCACCTGGGCGGCCCGGGCAATTCAAGAAAAGAATCTGCAGGTGTTGTCCGGCTATGAATCTGAATATCGGAATCTCTTCGGAGACTCGATGCAGCGGGCCGTCAGCCGGCGGCAGCAAATGGAATCCCGCTGGGACGATCTCGACAACATCCTGAAAAACTGCTGGGTCGCATTCAAGGAATACTATGCGGGAACTTAGCGGCATATTAAAGAGAGCGCGGGATTTGTCCTGGAAATACCTGGGCCGCGAAATCATATTTTACCTGCCCGGAATGTTCATATCCAACAATCAGACCGGCAGATATCCGGCCATCTCCATTACCGGAAGCCAATGCGCGCTTAGTTGCGACCATTGCCGATCTAAAATATTGGAACCCATGATCCCGGCCGTTTCCCCCGAGCAATTGCTGGAACGATGTCTTCAGCTCGAAAAAAACGGAACGGTCGGCGTCTTAATCAGCGGCGGCTGCGATCTAAACGGCCGCTTGCCGTGGGACGCTTTTATTCCCGCAGTCAAACAAATTAAATCCCGGACAGGCCTCTTCATTTCGATCCACAGCGGTCTCATTGATTTTCAAACCGCCCTGGCGTTGAAAGAAGCCGGGGTTGATCAAGCCCTGATCGATGTTGTCGGCGATGATCAAACCCTTAAAGATATTTACCATGTAGACTTCGGCGTTTCACGCATTTATGATTCCCTGGAAGCGCTTCATCGCGCCGGCCTGGCCATCATACCCCACATTGTCTGCGGGCTGCACTACGGCAAGATCAAAGGGGAAAAGAAAGCGGCGGAAATGATATCACAGTTTCGGGTCGAACAGGTTGTTGTCGTTTCTTTGATGAGAATTCCCGGCACACCCCTTTGGCACACGAATCCTTTAGATGCCGAAACGGTTGCCGAAATCATAGCTGAAACCCGCATTAAAATGCCGCAGGTTAAGATCAGTCTGGGCTGCGCCCGCCAGAGAGGGAACACCGACCTGGAAATCCTGGCAATCGATGCCGGTGTCAATCGCATGGCCCTGCCGTCCGAAGAAGCCGTGGCCCACGCCAAAAATTACAACCTGAAGATCCATTATCAACCCACCTGTTGTTCGGTAACCAGGCGGGTGGAGGAAATAGATGACTGGATGTTTGTATGAGTAGGGTTCACGGTTCAAGGTTCAAGGTTGAAGAACAATGAAAATTGACCGATTTGAAGATA
Protein-coding sequences here:
- a CDS encoding (Fe-S)-binding protein, giving the protein MEAKYDFSRKYREQVLKCSRCGFCQAVCPVFGATLRPAYNARGKMLVLKEVMDGQIDLNDELIETLFQCTTCANCYKNCPSGVNVPEIIKQVRKDMVNIGSCHPAFTGMNDVLKKHTNIYAEAASADFQRAKNKKAPYLYFIGCVGAFREEDATESTLKLLDHLNVDYTLIDEVCCSGVLEDVGFSINEDHVGTNMDRILATGAETILTGCPYCYRTFINRPQYKPLLDKGIKILHISQFLKDFDFGVSTDKKVTYHDPCDLGRHCEIYDDPRETIKKIAPDFVEMPHSRVDALCCGAGGGVRGAYAKNSIAMARRRLTEVDEIGAAVVLTECNSCVHNLVNAKLRKQPFEIYTTTQFIIELLEENGSLKNQKEEPHGNSRLQSAG
- the gcvH gene encoding glycine cleavage system protein GcvH; the protein is MEIQGYNLPDELYYEQNHFWVKQEGDLIVMGMDDFAQKMAGEIVYIQLPSEGKAVKQGAKFAKMESGKWLGKVYAPVSGELAAVNEALETNPELINEDCYGKGWLFKIKPEDLSELNNLIHGKDAVEKWVLADIEKYAQEK
- a CDS encoding (Fe-S)-binding protein; amino-acid sequence: MANQDYSMRQLLEMKACTNCQACADICPAVTASKEGKLSAVYRMKGLQQILKSRIGLFRKIFRSAEPSPEEWNDFSDTVFRCTLCGNCQEVCPVGIHLKDLWISLRQDLVHSDHFPKKIDMIRSNLAESHNVFAEDNEERADWVEDMDDTPADGYIRAKADVVYFTGCVAAYFPLAQNIPVALAEILEAGGVNFTLLGEDEWCCGFPLLGAGLKELHREFVDHNLAVVRERGAKTVIFACPSCYQMWREFYPPEFEIAHASQFLIKLLKSGAIPLKELALTVTYHDPCDLGRGARVFDEPRDVIRSLPGVKFVELEHNRENCQCCGGGGNLEMMDATLSGDIAKNKIEEALKTGAQAIVTSCQQCVRAMTTYVRRNKVPLQVMDITQLIHRALKR
- a CDS encoding biotin/lipoate A/B protein ligase family protein; the protein is MTTWRLLDTPPMTAAENMALDDTLVELKGLGQTPNTLHFLQFSPRAVLTGFHQSVEEEIRVDYCRREGIHINRRITGGGAIFFDENQLGWEVICDKSFFNLTIPNAKLFRTLCNPVVTALGRLGLQSSFRPRNDIEINGRKISGTGGTESDGAFLFQGTMLVDFDVDTMLKSLKIPVEKLKAKEIDSVKERVTCLNWELGYTPGLDKIKSAILAGFAAELGVEFRPGGLTPEEEDHFNKKVNYYRSSEWIDFVKPKFKRSDVIQAAYKAEAGMVRFTIIVGLPQKKIKNIFITGDFLSFPTRALFDLESRLRGLRLDRALLHDRIKQFFDEGRIVIPGMGYRDFIKPLDQAIEKVEITKFNIPLEFCNQISVCNASFEEIVAKRPSVLLLPYCAKDKECDLRYEKGCRACGDCSTGTASDMGRAKKMKIVNITSFEDLMAELHKMKSAGVSAFVGCCCRPFFNKHADDFERAGVPGILLEIDSTTCYELDQAKQAYAGTFESQTHLNLDLLNTVLNVAG
- a CDS encoding NAD(P)/FAD-dependent oxidoreductase codes for the protein MKSSDMPSSAICDILVVGAGPAGASAAAAAARPNLQVLMIERRAVVGLPVQCAEYIPALLVGELNIGRKYLVQPVRGMKTFLAGREVKETLSPGFIINREQFDQTLVQAACDSGAHLMLNTKAVSQNGDDVIIKPKGRPPLKIKAKIIIGADGPLSTVAEWIGAAHHDLIRAIQIRVPLKHRLEFTEVYFSKDFYGGYAWLFPKGDQANLGLGIKKKGRRPPPLGRLLEYFTSQCSRAGKIVANPSGRITGWIPAGPVSKIVHGNVLLAGDAAGHTHPITGAGIFPAVAAGRMAGTWAARAIQEKNLQVLSGYESEYRNLFGDSMQRAVSRRQQMESRWDDLDNILKNCWVAFKEYYAGT
- a CDS encoding radical SAM protein, translated to MRELSGILKRARDLSWKYLGREIIFYLPGMFISNNQTGRYPAISITGSQCALSCDHCRSKILEPMIPAVSPEQLLERCLQLEKNGTVGVLISGGCDLNGRLPWDAFIPAVKQIKSRTGLFISIHSGLIDFQTALALKEAGVDQALIDVVGDDQTLKDIYHVDFGVSRIYDSLEALHRAGLAIIPHIVCGLHYGKIKGEKKAAEMISQFRVEQVVVVSLMRIPGTPLWHTNPLDAETVAEIIAETRIKMPQVKISLGCARQRGNTDLEILAIDAGVNRMALPSEEAVAHAKNYNLKIHYQPTCCSVTRRVEEIDDWMFV